GCTCTACGGCACCCCAGTCAGCAGGATTTCCGAACTCACGCTCGACGATGTCGACACAACGCCGACGCGGACAACGATCAAGGTCGGGGACCTGCCCGCACCAGTACCAGAAGCCCTGCTCCCTCTCTTCCACCGCCACCTTGCCGATCGCGGCAACCACCGCACCATGAACCACCGCTCACGGTGGCTATTCCCCGGAACGCGTGCAGGACAACATATTTCCGAACAAGTACTCATGAAGTCACTACGCAGCTGCCTCAAAATTGACATCAAAGCCGCCCGAAACGGGGTTCTACACGATCTCACCAAAGAGATCGACCCCGTTTCCCTCGCCGATCTCCTCGGCTACTCAACCCAGGTCATGAACATCCACGCGGCCCGCGCCGCCGTCCCAATGGCTACCTATCCCGCGATCAACACACCACGTGCGCTCCGCGACTAAGCCCCGGGTCTGCTGCACGGATAGGTGTCACCTGTGACTAGCGACCGGTAGATAATTTGGCGGCCAAATAGTTGATAAAGACGGGGACAAAATGGTCGTATTGTGCGGCGGCGGAATCGCAGCCTTCGGTGTCAGATACGAGTACCTAATAACAGCCGAATATGTCTTGGCGTTTCTTCGAAACGACCTCGCCCTCATACCGCATGCAAACCTAGTTACCGAGCCGCTGCACAAGAAAGACGACGGCAAAGACGATGACAGGGGCCGTCGACCAGTGCGCGGCTCCCCCACCGGGGGATTGATGGTTTCGGCCGCTGGCCGGAGCCGCCGGCGGATGATGGTTTCACCGTCCAGAGGAGCACCTGTCAATAGCGGCCGAACGTCATAGTGTGAGCCGTAGGTCGGTGGCGTTCTGAGGTAATGAAACTGGCGGAAGTGGTCACCGCCGACTCGTGGCCACACCGGCGTGCAGGAGCCGTCAATGCACTGTGAATTACGAAGAGTGGAACATCGCCCTACGATGCCGTGCACACCATGTACAGGACTGTAATGCCTCAGATCAAGATGCCCGCGAAAATTAGTCAATGCCTCACATAAGAATGCCCGCGAAACCGAGGGGCGGTTCGGCTGGCCTTGATCCGGACGCCTTTGCGGATGTCGGGCAGGGCGGTGCGGATGCTGGCCAGGTAGAGCTGCTCGGTTTTCTGCTTGGCTAGCAGGACAAGCCGGTTCTGCAGGTCGGCGATCTCACGGCCGATCTCCGCGGGGTTGAGGCTGTCACGGTAGGCGATCAACTCGGCCCGCTGAGCCGGGGAGAGCACCTGGGCGGCCAGCAGCCGGTCCAGCGGCGTTTGCGGGGCGTCGTAGCAGCGTCGGCGGCGCCCGTCGGCAGTGCTGGTGTATCCGATGGGTTTGATGGTCGGAGTCAGGTAGTTGAGCCGGTCATTGACCAGGCGCCATAGGCGGTTGAGCACAGCGCGTTCTTCGGGCGTGTCGTAGCGGTAGTAGAACGCGTACTTGCGGACCAGGTGGTTGTTCTTCGACTCGATAGTGGCCTGGTCGTTCTTCTTGTACGGGCGCGAGCGGGTGAAGTAGATCCCTTTGTCTCCGGCCCAGTTAATCACTGGTTTGTTGAGAAACTCGGTGCCGTTGTCAAAGTCCAAACCTGTTACCGCGTAAGGAATCTCGATGACAGCTTTACGCAGCGCGGCCAGCACATGGGTGTGGGCATTGTTGCGCATCGTGCGGGTGAACACCCACCCGGTGTGCACATCGGTCAGATTCAAGGTGCGGGCGAACTCCCCTTTGAGGGTCGGCCCACAATGGGCGACGGTATCACCCTCGAAGAACCCCGGCTCCGTGTCCACCTCATCCCCAGCTCTGCGGACCTTGATCGAATTCCGCAGCAGCGGTGAGGGTTTCGTTGTCGACACACCCGATATCTGATCCTTGGCCTTCGCGGTCTTCAGATAACGATCGATGCTGGCCGCACTCATCGCCAGCAGTTCCTGGCGCACTTTGGGACTGTAGCGGTCACGCCCGAACACCAACTCGCCGTGCCGTTGCAACCCGTCGAGCTGCAACGCCATCGAGGCGGCCAGGTACTTCCCGCACTGCCCACCCGAAGCGGCCCACACCCTCTGCAGCACCTTCAACGCGTCATAGGAGTACTTCGGGGTCCGCGGCTTACGGGGCCGTGCAGCGACCCCGCGGCCCGTCCCGGCCCGCCGTTTCGCCGCTCCTGTAAGCCGCCGGCGGGCGTTATCGCGTGACCAGTCCGTCACCGACATCACTTGATCCAAAATCAGCCCCTTGTCCTTTTTCGACGCCTTCACATACGCCTTGGCGTACTTCGTGGTGATCTCGCCCCGAGACGCCATCGACAACCCACTTCCCATGCCTGACGAGGGTCACCATTTCGCGGGCATTCTTATCTGAGGCACCGAGGGTGTTTCGCGGGCAGTTTTCGTGAGTCAAGCCGAGGACTTGACCCTCCTGGGCATCGATCCTGTACCGTGAACGCATGTCGGTTCCCGTACTCACCGCCGGTTGGTGGTGGTGCTACTAATGGATCTTTTCGGTTCTACTAGCGCGCCAACGGCAATGGCAGATATTCACGCTCCCCGAGCCGAGGCAGACCGTTCCGCCTTCTCGGCGGCTAGCTGGGCACAACAAGACCTCCCCCCTATAACGGGTTTTGTCAGGGTTGACGATCCCCACAACTCAAGCCATGTTCCCGGCACAATAAATGTCAAGGTAGTTACAACCACGTCATCCCCAGTCCCGTCAATTACCACAACCGCGCAGCTTTGGCGTGTAAACCCTTGGCCACTTCCACCAGTCCCTATAGGAGTTGGTCTCCCAGGGGAGGCTTTCAATGCAACTGAGTGCGAGGCATTTTCGAGTACAATCTGCGTCCCAGGCCAATATTACGGCACGGGTATTGGTGTGATTATAGCTCCGCCAGGATATATTCCGCCGGTTACCGGTGCCGCGAATACGGGCAATACCCGTCAGATTTTCTGTTGACATGAACGCCGCCTATCAGTGGGTAGTAGACGCCATCCCTGAATTTAAGTATGACGTTGGTTCCCTGATACCCCCAGTTTTTGAATCATATGCCCGGGTGTTTCATCCCGCCTATCGTGGCGGACAAACGCCAGCCGATAATGGTGGTACCACCATCTCATGGCACGCGGTGGCAGAGGCTAATGGTCGAGTCGCACACCCAGCCATGGAATGGGGATCGATCGTCGGCTCATGGAGTGCCCGGAGTCAACCAGGGCTATGGGATCGTCCGCCAAATCATGGTCGGCTTCCCACCGAGGCCGCTGAGGAGCTCAGTCGCGTATTACAGCAATGCTCTGGCGTCAAAAGTGTGATGTACGCGCTATGGAGAGGGTACGCCGGGATTGAAATAGACAGTGCTGAGCTATTTGAACTTCCGCTTCGTCCGATGGCCGTGATAAATGGGTCGATCGACGATGCCACTGAGCCATTCGGGATACCGGGTCGTACCGCGAATCTATGGTGGGCAACCGATCATCAATGGTGTGTAGCCACAGACATCGACTTGTTGACCACATATGTCGGTGGCAGCGCGCAATGCATGGAAGCTATAGCAGCTAGCAGTGCCTTGGAAGCCGTATTGGTCACGAGCACTCAGCGGATAACCTGGGATGCGGACACACTTAATCCCCTCCCCGATCCTCCTGGTGGCGTCCAGAATCCGGTGTAAATCGGGGGGTGCAGGTTCTGGCTTCGGTGGTGATGTTACGCCGTGGCGCTGATGGTTCCGGTGGTGCTGTTTGCGGGGTCCGGGGTCTGGTGGGGTCGTAGTTGTCGGGGTGGGGGTAGCAGGTTGCAGCGTAGGTCTTGGAGCTGGCGCAGCCCGGCGGGGGCCATGGTCAGTCGGCGCCAGCCGCGCGATGCGCGGTCGAGCACGGCCCAGGCGATGCCGATACAACTGGTTTCACCCGGGAAGCGGCCGATAACCATTGCGCGGCGACGGGTTTCGCCGAAGGTGCGTTCGCTGAAGTTTGAGTGCCGGATACGGTGATGAAGTTCCGGCGGGAAACCGCAGATAGGCGGTCAGTCCCTGGCGATCGGTCAGGGCGATCTTCATCCTGACTAATGGGAAGTACCAAGGCCAGCTAGGCGCAAAGCGTGCGGCAGACTTGGTCGCTGGTAGCCGCTGCCGGGTGAGCACTCCTCCTGACTGGGTGTGTTCGGAGCCCTTTTAAAAGACCGTGCCCCCGGTGGTGTGCCAGGAGGTCGATCGCTGTTGGGATGTCGTGCCGGCCCTGCTCGTTTGGGGGGTGTGAGCACTGGTCCATTAGTCCGCGGGTACTCCTCCTCGGCTCGGGTGCCGGGTACGACAGACACCGATTGTCGAGGCTAGGAGGTGCTGGGGATGTTGTTCATCGGAGATGACTGGGCAGAAGATCACACCACGATGTGGAGGTCCAGGACGAGCAGGGCCGGGTGCTGCGGCGGGCCCGACTGCCCGAGGGGATGGCTGGCATCACCGAGTTCGGTGAGCTCGTCGGCCGGTTCCTCTCCGAGGATGAACAAGCTGCAGATGTGTTGGTATGCATCGAGACTGACCGCGGACCGTGGGTGAACGCATTGATCGCCGCGGGCTACCGGGTGTTCGGCGTGGACCCGAAGCAGGCGCATCGGCATCGGGAGATCCTGTCGAGCTCGGGCGCCAAGAGCGACAAGGGCGAT
The sequence above is drawn from the Mycobacterium riyadhense genome and encodes:
- a CDS encoding integrase catalytic domain-containing protein: MASRGEITTKYAKAYVKASKKDKGLILDQVMSVTDWSRDNARRRLTGAAKRRAGTGRGVAARPRKPRTPKYSYDALKVLQRVWAASGGQCGKYLAASMALQLDGLQRHGELVFGRDRYSPKVRQELLAMSAASIDRYLKTAKAKDQISGVSTTKPSPLLRNSIKVRRAGDEVDTEPGFFEGDTVAHCGPTLKGEFARTLNLTDVHTGWVFTRTMRNNAHTHVLAALRKAVIEIPYAVTGLDFDNGTEFLNKPVINWAGDKGIYFTRSRPYKKNDQATIESKNNHLVRKYAFYYRYDTPEERAVLNRLWRLVNDRLNYLTPTIKPIGYTSTADGRRRRCYDAPQTPLDRLLAAQVLSPAQRAELIAYRDSLNPAEIGREIADLQNRLVLLAKQKTEQLYLASIRTALPDIRKGVRIKASRTAPRFRGHSYVRH